One window of Arvicola amphibius chromosome 6, mArvAmp1.2, whole genome shotgun sequence genomic DNA carries:
- the Nxnl2 gene encoding nucleoredoxin-like protein 2: MVDVLSGRRLVTREGAVVEAEAVLQNKVVALYFAAGRCAPSRDFTPLLRDFYTALVSEARRPAPFEVVFVSADGSAEEMLDFMCELHGAWLALPFQDPYRHELKKRYDITAIPKLVVIKPNGAVITNKGRKQIRERGLACFQNWVEAADVFQNFLG, from the exons ATGGTGGACGTGCTGAGCGGGCGGCGCCTGGTGACCCGCGAGGGCGCGGTGGTGGAGGCGGAGGCCGTGCTGCAGAACAAGGTGGTAGCCCTGTACTTTGCAGCGGGCCGATGCGCCCCCAGCCGCGACTTCACGCCGCTGCTCCGCGACTTCTACACCGCGCTGGTGAGCGAGGCACGGCGGCCTGCACCCTTCGAGGTGGTGTTCGTGTCGGCGGACGGCAGCGCTGAGGAGATGCTGGACTTCATGTGCGAGCTTCACGGCGCCTGGCTGGCACTGCCCTTCCAGGACCCCTACAGGCA TGAACTGAAGAAGAGGTACGACATCACAGCCATCCCCAAGCTCGTGGTCATCAAACCCAATGGAGCCGTCATCACCAACAAAGGGCGGAAACAGATCCGGGAGCGTGGGTTAGCTTGCTTTCAGAACTGGGTGGAAGCAGCCGATGTTTTTCAGAACTTCTTGGGGTGA